The Ziziphus jujuba cultivar Dongzao chromosome 5, ASM3175591v1 genome segment GATTCTGAAGTTCCTCTTTCAAAAAGTGACATCAGGGCTGATAAGATCTTTTTTTATACTTGGAACCTAATTTTTACAGTATTAAATTATACTAAAAGTAGTTAATAAAATACACCAACTGATTAAAACTAGCTCCGCTGAATTCTTGACTGTCGTTTTATAGAATTTTGTAAAAGCtcattttcaacaaaatttttaagtTAGTTTCTTGGGAAAGGAAGAAGCCTTCAAAGAATACTCATTGAAAGAAGGAGCATCTTATTgcttaaaataattagaaatgcTAGATTtgaaagtaaaattaattttataccaCATTACCCAACTTAAAAAATGCATGAAGACTGAAAAGTAACAAGTTCAACCAAATTGTACACGCATGTATCAAAATACGCATGAATGGATAGGACAGCCATCAGTAAATCTGAGAAGGGGGGGCATATTACCGAGCTTAATGCAATGCATTCATCAAGCCATCTCACAGTCCTATCCACTGACGTTTTGTTCCTCTTATCTGATACCCATGCAGGAACTTCATCAGCCAAAGTGGCCCATATGTTAGGTTTCATGGAACTGATCATTTCTACGTAGTCTGCAGGTTTAATCTGCAGTAACAATGGATATCACATTTTCAAAATCGTGGGAAAAGCAACCATGTATACGCAAAATGTCAAGCTAATGCAGTCAAGAAGTAACATGTGACAATTACCAAAAGGCGACCACAAGGGGTCTCAAAAGATGCTCCAACTTTATTTGTACTATTACATTCTGGAAGACATTGAACAGAATCCCTTGCAACTGCAGCAAATCCATATTCAGGCAAGCCAACCATTTGGTGCAATCCTCCTACTTTTGATATTGTTTTCGGAGAAAGCCCCTCCAGACTGCAAAAGCAAAGAAGATAAAATCAATTACTTCAGTCAAATTATaaccaattgaaaaataaaattatatcaaaacagGACACTGAAgcattattttaatttccatCTAACTTCcccaaaagaggaaaaaaaaaaaaaaaaaaaaaaaaaagaaagaagaagaagaagaagaaatagaaaagaagaagaagaagaagtaagaTTTCCATGCTCAAAAGTCCAAAACAATAAGAGAGCTTAGAGAAGAAGCTATCAATATCAACAATGTCCAGCTAAAATACCAATGAATGACTAAGAGGACAGAAATCTACTTCACATATGTAAACAGACTAAACCCCGCAACCTTAAGAAAAATAAAGGGTAAGGAAACCGAACTACTGATCCAAACATCATTCACTATCATGAGATAGGATATCTATTGGTCATATCTGTTTCGACTTTTGGAAtacaaaattaagatttaaataataaactaatttAACAAGCTATTCACCCCTAAAACATGGATTTAAGAAGCCATTCAATTAGgatttaattaactttttaactatCTTATCTGAGTACACCTTACCAAAATTCTAATGtacccaaaataaaagattctATTGTCCAAAAATGAGATAAGAAATATCATAGATCACTAACCACAAATATAGTCACCTAGAATAATAGCCTTAGCATATCTACAACTCTTAATATTGATTCATTAAACACTAGAATGTGATAAAGAGTCATTACTAATAAACTTCATAAGTTTTTCCCCCTTTCTTTCAAAATCCATAAGATATTTTGATATCGAATTCAATAATTCCTTTATGAGAAGGAATAACGAATGAAATAGAAAGGAATTTCTAGATCACCAAAATTGACATAGATGAAATAAAGCATCTCGCTTTTCATACCAAGTGACCTCACATTGCAATATCACCTGACCTCATATTGCAATATCACTAAGCTGGTTATGGATTCTAGTAAATACCGTATAGATACTCTTTTTAACTTAGGCAACTTTCATCAACTCAAGCTCCTTGATTCACTAAGTAATACAAACACCTTATCCTCTGCTATCACCTTACATAGATGCCATCACAGatcttcccctttttttttttttttttttttttcttttttttttttcacttcctAACTAAACAAAAATGTTACAATAGCCTACATGATAAAGCGAGCTAACATCCTCGCCACTAGGCCTGATCATCCAGGGCCTATGTCGGGTTCACAAAGAGGGTACAGCAGAAGTATGTAAGCGTTTCTCCGAAGAGATGGGCCCGAACAGGCAGAGCTCATAGAGTGTGCTTTCGTGCTGCCTTGTACTTTCCCTGGTTGTGTGTCCTACATCAAGAGAAAGTTCTTGAATACAATCCCACGCTGAAAATTCAGCCAAGCGTGTGTTCTGACAACAAATAAGACATAACAATACAGCTTCCTACACACAAGCTCTCTCACAGACCTTCTCACAAACACTTGGAATGTACTTTTACATTACTCCCAATCGGAAACAATAAACGTTATGGGGTGGAAGCTGGAAACAAACACTTACAAGTGAAGAGGACAAACTTGCAGGAGATGGGAATCAGGGGAAGGAAGAGACGGAAGGAGGTCAGGGGAGATGAAATAGGGCAATCCTTTACGCGTAGGGAGGAGGAGAGCAGGGGTTTCAATGGGGTTGGGATAGTTGCCGAGGTGGAGTAACCCAGTCCTTGCTCTTCCATTGCTCCATGCCTTCACTGCAAACTTCATGGGTTTCTTCTTCTCTTGGTTTTTGCTTGCACTCTAAGGTTCTGTCTGAGTTACCTTAGggttttgagcatacaaatgTCTATAAATTTTGAGAATGTGAACAGAGGTCCGAAAAGGAGGGAAGAAAATGGTCAAGTAAGGGAGAAGCAATAAgttaagaatttttattttattttattttattattattttttaacatattcttattttatatggAACAAAGTTTGTAtgtttatgtttaattaatagtcaataaattttatctatttcaGGAAAGTTAAAAGGTTTAATAAGttgtaaatgtgaaaatttttttcttgcaatttttattttccatgtcCATTTATTTCAGACTATAATTTTGTCTAAATTACAAACACAAAATAGTCGTTTCCATTTCATACTTTGTTGCATTataacttttgttttgtttaaattataatttcttctttaaattttaattttgttataattcaTATCCATTAGtaaatttgtttcaatttaTCTCATCagtagtgatttttttttttttttggtggctaGAAGGCAATTTAAGTGCCAGTGCAActcttgattttttattttatttttacccaaaaaaatatgtacatatgtgtgcatatatatatatatatatatatatatatatatatttatattttatttgtacccGTTATATAAATAAAGAGAGACAATTACGCCCATGCATatagatttaataaaatattaaaattttagaaaaatgaattataacaaaattaaaataaaaaactttggataattatccacatatatatccccaaataaaaaacttctttaaaataataatctgGACAATTACgcccatgcatatatatttatattttatttgtacccGTTTTATTAAATCTATATGTAAATTATCcagattatttttataaagaagTCCATAGGTTCTAATTAATAGTATGAATTATCAATCATAGTTCAATTTCACTTATGTATGTTATAACCATTTATTGTATCATTAATTATAGGcctatgaataaataaaatcttaacACAACAAAACTAATTAGTATTAAATTAGTATACTTCAATTTATTCATATGAAAATGACtaatataatcaattaattacaaactaaatgaaaaataaaaactttttacaatttattttcggGGAGAGATGGCCACACCATTACATTGTCTacacaaagaacaaaaaataaatatattaatattattgatatttttgccCTTATTTGTTATAAGAAAACACCTAACATTTTGTATTCAAAGGTAAAGAGCTTAGcatattatattgttttctttttcaaataaataaataaataaaactaaaaattttacaaatatatatatatatataatattggtgaaatattataaaaaatcatcatgtatatatatttcttctcCTGCTTATAGGCTTTCTTTCAGGACACAGAAGTCTGATGGTTAGGTTCTATTCTCGAGTAGTATTAAATGATGCCGCAGGCCGTCCGCAGCCTTCGTCACTTGTTAATCTTTGTTCTTAGTTTATTACAAGAGACAAGAGGATGATTTTGAAAGACAGAACAAAAAATTCTactaatttacacaaaaattaaaaaaaaaagtactttgaTCTAATATACCGTATATAGTTTCTGAAACCATATTGAATGATTAAGCTaaagtaccaaaaaaataatttaaaagggtATAATGTTaacataaattataataattattatatattgcaAAATATGGTGTGGGTGCAAAGGAAATATCATTGGACCAATCTTGAGCCTTTGAAAATACCATATATTTGTTGGTCTTCCAAATCCTCCCTCACAATAATCACTATAATTTAAGGCTTagatttttatctttctttttatctttttttttttttcttttttcattttttgctttTGCATTTCTAAGAATGGATGCTGTAAGGAAAGCTAACAAAATCCAttgtaagaaaaaatatatatatataattcttttaaatagtatttgttaattattatgtCAAAAAAAAGATCCCTTTCTAAGCGGCCAAAAGCCCAAAATACATTACCAAATTTGCACAGCAATAATTCCGACTTCTACATTTCAAAATTGAGGCAAACTAATCATAAGAGATAGTTAATAACGTCCCAAAAAGCATGATTCaccttttagccaaaaaaaaaaaaaaaaaaaaagcatgattcacctaaatttgaaaaataaaaaaaaatataaaaaaaaaactaaaaagtgtCCCAAAAAGCATGTCATAACTCACATGTGGGTGTGAAtattgaaaaaccaaaaaaggtcGAAAGAGAAAGGAAGCGAGAGAGAAGAAGAACTAGATTTTCGGTGCTTTTCTAAAAGAACTGGGAAAGAGCGGGAGAGTGGGCCATGAGGCAGGAAATTCAGAGAAAAGGAAAACTAGGAAAGAAAAGAGCAATTGTTTTCTACTGTTTCtatatgaaattgaaaaatgcaatccattaattacaaacaatattaaaaataataactttttattaCCAATAATCTTTAACCCAATAGTGTATTGCCCTCCTTCAATAACTTCTATGTGACCTCCTTTGATATTAATTCAATGACATTGATATTCATTATGGATATGACCTATACAAAAGCAAATTTTCTAGTGTTATATGTAAAGGAATATGGATTGACATATTGGAAGttaataaaactaatattaCCATCAATTCTATTGAAGAAACCACCACTACATAAGATAAATGTTGGTAACGCATATATGTTGTTCTCCTAAAAAGAGAATTGCAAAAATAATAGACAGActgttaaattaatttttgcataGAAACTTGTGAATCTTGTTGGAGTGAAATAAACTAGAATCGTAaacatacataattaaaattcatttcatattaataattaattaacaaaaatactaACTTTCAAATACAGTCATTGATAAAATCAGATCTATAAttctataaaatagaaaatataatagttGTGTCTAtaatggacacactactcttaaCACCTTTCTGAATAATCTGAAGTGATCTCTCAAAACTCTAACACAAATACGACATATATTTGCTCACTTGCACTAATAATAAAACTTCAGCCTTTTAAaaactaaagtttttttttttttttttttggcttgagtTTAAAGACTAAAGTTACATGTAAGTTATAtaacttacccattaattttaacacacaccaaaataatttaataataaatataataataacaaaaaaaaaatggataagtCAAATGGGTATCTAAAGAGAGCTGGTCTTAAAGTCCAATAGGCCAACTGGAATATTATAGAGAGTGTGTCAATGAATAAGCAAGTTTTATTAATAGCACAAATAAGCCATGTAAGTGAATTATTGATTATGCCAAatccacaaaatatttatatatatatatttaacattctCTCACTTTGACTGCACAATCATTATCACATATGTATCACCCAAACTCATTTATTACAgaatctctaaaaaaaaaaaaatacaatttcatctaaatatataatatgccGATAggacacaacaatatactagattaggtagtagagattctctcaatAAATCTCCAAAAAACtagataccatttcaactaaaca includes the following:
- the LOC107421443 gene encoding uncharacterized protein LOC107421443 isoform X2; translation: MKFAVKAWSNGRARTGLLHLGNYPNPIETPALLLPTRKGLPYFISPDLLPSLPSPDSHLLQVCPLHFLEGLSPKTISKVGGLHQMVGLPEYGFAAVARDSVQCLPECNSTNKVGASFETPCGRLLIKPADYVEMISSMKPNIWATLADEVPAWVSDKRNKTSVDRTVRWLDECIALSSAGGAVFGSIVGGPSVEERERCTQEVARRNVSGYWIGGFGLGESMDERPALLNAVTAILQEEKPRLVCGLGLPEEVLQGVAAGIDLFDSEYIYHLTLEGFALTFPLGGVGVNVFSFDPNNLGSDRSKINLRATIYRKDTSPVVENCSCYTCQNHTKAYINHLLNVHEMLAQILLEMRP